The following proteins come from a genomic window of Blattabacterium cuenoti:
- a CDS encoding ABC transporter ATP-binding protein has product MSGLFAFSKRYCRKYKFRLCIGFLLILVSNILTLFPIPYIGKSVNTIKNLFINFSNSSDSISFFLKKDICIYASIILIVPIIGGFVKYHMRQCIITTSRMIEFDIKNEIFSHYQKLSLSFYKKNSTGDLMNRLTEDVSFVRQYIGPGIMYFLNLIILFFMVLMQMLRINKILTFYVILPIPILFISIYCISISVTNRSKKVQNFQSIICSFIQETFSGIHIIKSFVSESFFQEKHRKIILKYKKKNIELAKIDTILSSVIIFFIGICHLLILFFGGKKYFEGEIKEIGTIAEFFTYVNVLIFPFIILGWVVSISERAKVSLIRISEFLKVKPEILNKNLIKTKIFGKVQFKNVSFFYCNQKNECNPKQYHKKNHTVSRINFTLMKGKTLILTGETGSGKTTIGRLISRLYDPHKGEILIDNLSLKDHNLYDFRKNIGYVPQESFLFSDSIYNNIALGSVKKITPCKVYDAARIAMIENDILNFKNGYETIIGERGITLSGGQKQRICIARAVIRNPKILIFDDSFSAIDQKTRKRIIHYVKEKMKYSTIIIITHDTSFISDFDLFIVLKNGKISKIENHPIFL; this is encoded by the coding sequence ATGAGTGGTTTATTTGCTTTTAGCAAAAGATATTGTAGAAAGTACAAATTTCGTTTGTGTATAGGGTTTTTATTAATTTTAGTATCAAATATTTTAACTTTATTTCCTATTCCTTATATCGGAAAATCTGTTAATACCATAAAAAATCTATTTATCAATTTTTCAAATTCATCAGATTCTATCTCTTTTTTTTTAAAAAAAGACATTTGTATTTATGCTAGTATTATATTAATAGTTCCAATTATAGGTGGATTTGTAAAATATCATATGCGACAATGTATAATTACCACGTCTAGAATGATAGAATTTGATATAAAAAATGAAATTTTTTCACATTATCAAAAATTAAGTTTGTCTTTTTATAAAAAAAATTCTACAGGTGATTTAATGAACCGTCTTACAGAAGACGTTTCTTTTGTAAGACAATATATAGGTCCTGGAATAATGTATTTTTTGAATCTTATAATTCTTTTTTTTATGGTTCTTATGCAAATGTTACGGATTAATAAGATCCTGACTTTTTATGTTATTTTACCCATTCCTATTCTTTTTATTTCTATATACTGTATCAGTATTTCTGTTACCAATAGAAGCAAAAAAGTTCAAAATTTTCAATCTATTATCTGTTCTTTTATACAAGAAACTTTTTCAGGAATTCACATTATCAAATCTTTTGTATCAGAATCTTTTTTTCAAGAAAAACATAGAAAAATTATATTAAAATATAAAAAAAAAAATATAGAATTAGCCAAAATTGACACTATACTATCTTCTGTTATTATATTTTTCATAGGAATTTGTCATTTATTAATTTTGTTTTTTGGAGGAAAAAAATATTTTGAAGGAGAAATTAAAGAGATTGGAACCATAGCTGAATTTTTTACGTATGTAAATGTTTTAATTTTTCCTTTTATTATATTAGGATGGGTTGTTTCCATATCAGAAAGAGCTAAAGTATCATTAATTCGTATTAGTGAATTTTTGAAAGTAAAACCTGAAATTTTGAATAAAAATTTAATAAAAACAAAAATTTTTGGAAAAGTTCAATTTAAAAATGTAAGTTTTTTTTATTGTAATCAAAAGAATGAATGTAATCCAAAACAATATCATAAAAAAAATCATACAGTTAGTAGAATAAACTTTACTTTAATGAAAGGAAAAACGTTAATTTTAACGGGAGAAACAGGATCAGGAAAAACAACTATAGGAAGATTAATATCCCGTTTATATGATCCTCATAAAGGAGAAATATTAATAGATAATTTATCTTTAAAAGATCACAATTTGTATGATTTTAGAAAAAACATTGGTTATGTTCCTCAAGAATCTTTCCTTTTTTCAGATTCTATTTACAATAATATAGCTTTAGGAAGTGTAAAAAAAATAACTCCATGTAAAGTATATGATGCAGCTAGGATAGCTATGATAGAAAATGATATTTTAAATTTTAAAAATGGATATGAAACTATTATAGGAGAAAGAGGAATTACTTTATCTGGAGGACAAAAACAAAGAATATGTATAGCTAGAGCTGTTATCAGAAATCCAAAAATTCTTATATTTGATGATAGTTTTTCTGCTATAGATCAAAAAACAAGAAAACGAATTATTCATTATGTTAAAGAAAAAATGAAATATAGCACTATTATTATTATAACTCATGATACTTCTTTTATTTCCGATTTTGATTTATTTATTGTTTTAAAAAACGGAAAAATATCAAAAATAGAAAATCATCCTATTTTTTTATGA
- the coaE gene encoding dephospho-CoA kinase (Dephospho-CoA kinase (CoaE) performs the final step in coenzyme A biosynthesis.): MNVIKKIKLIGITGKMGSGKSLFSFFLKKKGISVYSSDQRGKILMNQVKIIKQNIIKYFGKDSYRKNKINKTYLSEIVFKNPTALKLLCTIVHPWISLDFKQWISSIKIQKKTLYVIKESAVLFESNSYKECDFIITITSPKKNMIQRIIKRDNINENQIIDRLKNQISNRQREKKSNFIIKNYSYTYYLQKEADRIHKLLEKLITQKNQ; the protein is encoded by the coding sequence ATGAATGTAATAAAAAAAATAAAATTGATAGGAATAACGGGAAAAATGGGATCTGGAAAAAGTTTATTTTCTTTTTTTTTAAAAAAAAAAGGAATTTCTGTTTATTCTTCAGATCAAAGAGGAAAAATATTAATGAATCAAGTAAAAATTATAAAACAAAATATTATAAAATATTTTGGTAAAGATTCTTATAGAAAAAATAAAATAAATAAAACTTATTTATCTGAAATTGTATTCAAAAATCCTACAGCATTAAAATTATTATGTACAATCGTACATCCATGGATATCACTAGATTTTAAACAATGGATATCATCTATTAAAATACAAAAAAAAACTTTATATGTTATAAAGGAATCAGCTGTATTATTTGAAAGTAATAGTTATAAGGAATGTGATTTTATCATAACTATTACTTCACCTAAAAAAAATATGATCCAAAGAATAATAAAAAGAGATAATATAAATGAAAATCAAATCATAGATAGATTGAAAAATCAAATATCTAATCGACAAAGAGAAAAAAAATCCAATTTCATAATTAAAAATTATTCATACACATACTATCTACAAAAAGAAGCAGATAGAATACATAAACTATTAGAAAAATTAATTACACAAAAAAATCAATAA
- the yajC gene encoding preprotein translocase subunit YajC: protein MIRPQIKRQKLEKKFQEHLKIGNFIVTNSGIHGKIIDITNYFCILETITGKIKLEKNTISKELTQLRYSNNNTNKQKS from the coding sequence ATGATACGTCCTCAAATCAAAAGACAAAAACTTGAAAAAAAATTTCAGGAACATTTAAAAATAGGAAATTTTATTGTAACAAATTCAGGAATACATGGTAAAATCATAGATATTACAAATTATTTTTGTATACTAGAAACTATCACAGGAAAAATAAAACTTGAAAAAAATACAATTTCAAAAGAATTAACCCAATTACGTTATAGTAATAATAATACTAATAAACAAAAATCATGA
- a CDS encoding NAD(P)/FAD-dependent oxidoreductase: MNIPRVNNLKRVVIIGAGFAGLQVAKKLRRDKFQVVLIDKNNYHTFQPLLYQVATAGLEPDSIAHSIRNIIKKTKNFFFRLTIVHYINTKKQKIYTNVGNLSYDYLIMATGSVTNYFGNKNIESFALPMKSIPEALNLRSLILQDFESSLLTKDEKKKVRLMTFVIVGGGPTGVELAGALAEMKKYVLPHDYPDLDIQYMNIHLLQATSRLLDGMSEESAKQAYKNLKELGVIIWLNSLVKDYNGEIVFMENNQKIESSNVIWAAGVKGAIIKGFLKEDIKGNRILVDNNLRTIRYKNIFAIGDIAFINTNRHYPNGHPMTAQPAIQQGNCLARNLNCFLDNIEMKPFIYKNLGSMATIGRNKAVCDFSYIKLKGFLAWIVWMFVHLVSLVGFRNRVIALTNWIIQYFHYNKSVRLIIRPFHRKKKII, from the coding sequence ATGAATATACCAAGAGTCAACAACCTAAAAAGAGTCGTTATTATTGGTGCTGGATTTGCAGGATTACAAGTAGCAAAAAAATTAAGGAGAGATAAATTCCAAGTGGTTCTTATAGATAAAAATAATTATCATACTTTTCAACCTCTATTGTATCAAGTAGCTACAGCAGGATTAGAACCAGATTCTATCGCACATTCTATTAGAAATATTATAAAAAAAACAAAAAACTTTTTCTTTAGATTGACTATTGTTCATTATATCAATACAAAAAAACAAAAAATATATACAAATGTAGGAAATTTATCTTACGACTACTTAATTATGGCAACAGGATCTGTAACCAATTATTTTGGAAATAAAAATATAGAATCTTTTGCCTTACCCATGAAATCTATTCCAGAAGCTTTAAATTTAAGAAGTCTTATTTTACAAGACTTTGAGTCATCTTTATTAACAAAAGATGAAAAAAAGAAAGTGAGACTTATGACTTTCGTCATTGTAGGAGGGGGTCCTACTGGGGTAGAACTAGCTGGAGCTTTAGCTGAAATGAAAAAATACGTATTACCACATGATTATCCTGATTTAGATATTCAATATATGAATATTCATTTATTACAAGCTACTTCTAGATTATTAGATGGAATGTCTGAGGAATCAGCTAAACAAGCTTATAAAAATTTGAAAGAGTTAGGTGTTATTATTTGGTTAAATTCTTTAGTAAAAGATTATAACGGAGAAATAGTTTTTATGGAAAACAATCAAAAAATAGAATCTTCTAACGTGATATGGGCCGCAGGAGTAAAAGGTGCTATTATTAAGGGTTTTTTAAAAGAAGACATAAAAGGAAATAGAATTTTAGTTGACAATAATCTTAGGACCATAAGATATAAAAATATTTTTGCTATTGGAGATATTGCTTTTATAAATACAAATCGACATTATCCTAATGGTCATCCTATGACAGCTCAACCTGCTATACAACAAGGAAATTGTTTAGCTAGAAATTTGAATTGTTTTTTAGATAATATTGAAATGAAACCTTTTATTTACAAAAACTTAGGTTCAATGGCGACTATTGGAAGAAATAAGGCCGTATGTGATTTTTCCTATATAAAACTAAAAGGCTTTTTAGCATGGATTGTTTGGATGTTTGTTCATTTAGTCAGTTTAGTAGGTTTTAGAAATAGAGTCATAGCTCTAACAAATTGGATTATTCAATATTTCCATTATAATAAAAGTGTACGTCTAATTATAAGACCATTTCATAGAAAAAAAAAAATTATTTAA
- a CDS encoding KdsC family phosphatase — protein MNYINTFIFDVDGVLTDCTLNLFSDGNLVRKMFAKDGYAIQLAKKKGYNLCIITRGSDLMVFRHLRELNISYIYQGVDNKKKYLDEYCKILNLTKKKILYMGDDIPDIEIMKSVALPCSPIDAVQEVKDVSKYISPKKGGKGCVRDVIEQTLKIQKQWL, from the coding sequence ATGAATTATATTAATACGTTCATATTTGATGTAGATGGAGTATTGACAGATTGTACTTTGAATTTGTTTTCAGATGGAAATCTGGTAAGAAAAATGTTTGCTAAAGATGGTTATGCAATACAATTAGCAAAAAAAAAAGGATACAATTTATGTATTATAACAAGAGGTTCAGATTTGATGGTTTTTAGACATTTGAGAGAATTGAATATATCTTATATTTATCAAGGGGTAGATAATAAAAAAAAATATTTAGATGAATATTGCAAGATTTTGAATCTTACGAAAAAAAAAATTCTCTATATGGGAGATGATATTCCTGATATTGAGATCATGAAATCTGTAGCCTTACCTTGTTCTCCAATAGATGCCGTTCAAGAAGTCAAAGACGTATCAAAATATATTTCCCCTAAAAAAGGGGGAAAAGGATGTGTAAGAGATGTGATTGAACAAACTTTAAAAATTCAGAAACAATGGTTATAA
- a CDS encoding transcription antitermination protein NusB produces the protein MSVRRHFRIRSLQFLYAQHLSKMDSNKVEENMLRSIESLHHLYIFLLYLILKIRENAMKKKLCNQNHKTDFIQKFAYNSVIKILSKNKYLIEEYRSTKNSEKILWNQQYEYIFIFLQKMQKSNFCKKYSIKSFSSFEEEKRFIIKYYKKFVIPNKKLIEYIEDLYYFHGEEDLYIAHTMVCKTLQFINYSTPKNFKLYNIYKNDENKKFVINLYRNTIFHKEEFNRLINDISCNWDIKRIAIIDLIILQMATCEFLYFPNIPPKATMNEYIEITKIFCMEKSKIFINGILDQIFKFLYKKNRIFKIGKGLI, from the coding sequence ATGTCAGTAAGACGACACTTTAGAATAAGAAGTTTACAGTTTTTATATGCTCAACATTTATCAAAAATGGATTCAAATAAAGTTGAAGAAAATATGCTTAGAAGTATTGAATCGTTACATCATCTTTATATTTTTCTTCTTTATTTAATTTTAAAAATTAGAGAAAATGCTATGAAAAAAAAACTCTGTAATCAGAATCATAAAACAGATTTTATTCAAAAATTTGCATACAATTCAGTAATAAAAATACTATCTAAAAATAAATATTTAATAGAGGAATATCGTTCTACAAAAAATTCAGAAAAAATTTTGTGGAACCAACAATACGAATATATTTTTATATTTTTGCAAAAAATGCAAAAATCAAATTTTTGCAAAAAATATTCTATAAAATCCTTTTCTTCTTTTGAAGAGGAAAAAAGATTTATAATAAAATATTATAAAAAGTTTGTTATTCCAAATAAAAAATTAATAGAATATATAGAAGATTTATATTATTTTCATGGAGAAGAGGATTTATACATTGCTCATACTATGGTATGTAAAACTTTACAATTTATCAATTATTCCACTCCTAAAAATTTTAAATTATACAATATTTACAAAAATGATGAAAATAAAAAATTTGTTATTAATTTATATCGAAATACAATTTTTCATAAGGAAGAATTTAATCGTTTAATTAACGATATATCATGTAATTGGGATATCAAAAGAATAGCAATTATAGATTTAATTATATTGCAAATGGCTACTTGCGAATTTTTATATTTTCCAAATATTCCTCCTAAAGCAACTATGAATGAGTATATAGAAATTACGAAAATATTTTGTATGGAAAAAAGCAAAATTTTTATTAATGGTATTTTAGATCAAATATTTAAATTTTTATATAAAAAAAATAGAATATTTAAAATAGGAAAAGGACTCATATAA
- a CDS encoding co-chaperone GroES: MVEIKIKPLADRVLVQPDPAENKTVSGIIIPDTAKEKPQKGTIIAVGKGKKDEPMNLKKGDRVLYGKYSGTELKWEGEEYLIMRESDVIAII, encoded by the coding sequence ATGGTGGAAATAAAGATCAAACCTCTAGCAGATCGCGTTCTTGTACAACCTGATCCTGCTGAAAACAAAACAGTTTCAGGTATTATTATTCCTGATACAGCAAAAGAAAAACCACAAAAAGGAACAATAATTGCCGTAGGAAAAGGAAAAAAAGATGAACCTATGAATCTAAAAAAAGGAGACAGAGTTTTGTATGGTAAATATTCTGGTACAGAATTGAAATGGGAAGGAGAAGAATATCTTATTATGCGAGAATCCGATGTAATCGCTATCATATGA
- a CDS encoding DUF3276 family protein, which translates to MDEKENIKERNEICSRTLKTGSRTYFFDARETRAGDYYLTITESKKNFSDTGEVTYKKHKIYLYKEDFSKFQSILDDMIRFIINEKGREVISERHQKDFKNHHTTYNQETKEVQKKTSEIKNFTNINFEDI; encoded by the coding sequence ATGGACGAAAAAGAAAATATCAAAGAAAGAAATGAAATTTGTTCACGAACTCTAAAAACTGGTAGTAGAACTTATTTTTTTGATGCAAGAGAAACAAGAGCTGGTGATTATTATTTGACAATAACCGAAAGTAAGAAAAATTTTTCTGATACGGGAGAAGTAACTTATAAAAAACACAAAATTTATTTGTATAAAGAAGATTTTTCAAAATTTCAAAGTATACTTGATGATATGATTCGATTTATTATTAATGAAAAAGGAAGAGAGGTCATTTCAGAACGTCATCAAAAAGATTTTAAAAATCATCATACTACATACAATCAAGAAACTAAAGAAGTTCAAAAAAAAACATCAGAAATAAAAAATTTTACAAATATTAATTTCGAAGATATTTAA
- the groL gene encoding chaperonin GroEL (60 kDa chaperone family; promotes refolding of misfolded polypeptides especially under stressful conditions; forms two stacked rings of heptamers to form a barrel-shaped 14mer; ends can be capped by GroES; misfolded proteins enter the barrel where they are refolded when GroES binds) — translation MAKDIKFDIEARDKLKKGVDALANAVKVTLGPKGRNVVLQKSFGGPQVTKDGVTVAKEIELEDSIENLGAQMVKEVASKTNDVAGDGTTTATVLAQAIVREGLKNVAAGANPMDLKRGIDKALEVVVLDLKRQSREVGGNTEKIKQVASISANNDEKTGALIADAFEKVGKEGVITVEEAKGTDTSVDVVEGMQFDRGYQSPYFVTNTEKMITEFDQPQILLSDKKIAAMKDLLPILEPVAQSGKPLLIISEEVEGEALATLVVNKIRGTLKVAAIKAPGFGDRRKAMLEDIAILTGGTVISEETGSKLEDVKLHMLGKAERVIIDKDNTTIVNGGGSKKDIRARVDQIKAQIESTTSDYDKEKLQERLAKLAGGVAVLYVGAASEVEMKEKKDRVDDALNATRAAVEEGIVAGGGVALVRAIKSLEKKTGDNVDQDTGIQIVRRSLEEPLRQIVANAGGEGSVVVAKVAEGKGDFGYDAKIGEYKNMIVEGIIDPTKVARVALENAASVSGMLLTTECVVTEIKKDDPNVAPPMPGAGGGGMGGMM, via the coding sequence ATGGCAAAAGATATTAAATTTGATATTGAAGCAAGAGATAAATTAAAAAAAGGAGTAGATGCATTAGCAAATGCCGTAAAGGTAACTTTAGGACCAAAAGGAAGAAATGTTGTATTACAAAAATCCTTTGGAGGGCCTCAAGTAACTAAAGATGGAGTTACTGTTGCTAAAGAAATTGAATTAGAAGATTCTATAGAAAATCTGGGTGCTCAAATGGTGAAAGAAGTTGCATCTAAAACTAATGATGTAGCTGGGGATGGAACAACAACTGCTACTGTATTAGCTCAAGCTATTGTTAGAGAAGGATTAAAAAATGTAGCAGCTGGAGCTAATCCTATGGATTTAAAAAGAGGAATAGACAAAGCTTTAGAAGTCGTCGTTTTAGACTTAAAAAGACAATCTAGAGAAGTTGGAGGAAATACAGAAAAAATAAAACAAGTAGCTTCTATTTCTGCAAATAATGATGAAAAAACTGGAGCTTTAATAGCTGATGCTTTTGAAAAAGTAGGAAAAGAAGGAGTCATTACCGTTGAAGAAGCAAAAGGAACAGATACATCTGTAGATGTTGTTGAAGGAATGCAATTTGATAGAGGGTATCAATCTCCTTACTTTGTGACAAATACTGAAAAAATGATAACAGAATTTGACCAACCTCAAATTTTATTATCTGATAAAAAAATAGCAGCAATGAAAGATTTGTTGCCTATATTGGAACCTGTAGCTCAATCTGGAAAACCTCTATTAATTATATCTGAAGAAGTAGAAGGAGAAGCCTTAGCCACATTAGTGGTTAATAAAATACGAGGCACTTTAAAAGTCGCAGCTATTAAAGCTCCTGGTTTTGGAGATAGAAGAAAAGCTATGTTGGAAGATATAGCTATTCTTACAGGGGGTACTGTAATTTCTGAGGAAACAGGAAGTAAATTAGAAGATGTGAAATTACATATGTTAGGAAAAGCAGAAAGAGTTATTATAGATAAAGATAATACTACCATAGTAAATGGAGGAGGAAGTAAAAAAGATATAAGAGCACGTGTAGATCAAATTAAAGCTCAAATAGAATCTACAACATCAGATTATGATAAGGAAAAATTACAAGAACGTCTTGCAAAATTGGCTGGAGGAGTTGCTGTTCTTTATGTTGGAGCCGCTTCTGAAGTTGAAATGAAAGAAAAAAAAGATCGTGTAGATGATGCTCTAAATGCGACTAGAGCTGCGGTAGAAGAAGGAATAGTAGCAGGAGGAGGAGTGGCTTTAGTTCGTGCTATTAAGTCCTTAGAAAAAAAAACAGGAGACAATGTAGATCAAGATACGGGAATACAAATTGTAAGAAGATCTCTTGAAGAACCTTTACGTCAAATTGTAGCTAATGCAGGAGGAGAAGGATCTGTTGTTGTAGCCAAAGTAGCAGAAGGAAAAGGAGATTTTGGATATGATGCTAAAATTGGAGAATACAAAAATATGATAGTAGAAGGAATTATAGATCCAACTAAAGTAGCTAGAGTTGCATTAGAAAATGCTGCTTCTGTATCAGGTATGTTATTAACTACTGAATGTGTCGTTACAGAAATAAAGAAAGACGATCCGAATGTTGCACCTCCAATGCCTGGAGCTGGAGGAGGAGGAATGGGTGGAATGATGTAA
- a CDS encoding chorismate-binding protein produces MSIEISVFSLYKKILKNYYNHNSFVVFRKPYDKKIFFYSHYDYSFGVNFFLIQNFKHDQTIKIYPKNIYCVDIQNFYNKTNIFPSFWEKNSSFLTDSYKYKKLIKNAIENIKKGFLKKVVLSRFIKISFRNFYFKNTFIKLIHAYPNALVSLWYNFHYGFWMGCSPELLMECHNKKLNISALAGTIWGSKKWTKKETEEHKIVIRYILHLLKSYKGSIHIKNTKIIKIGHLKHLETPILFSFYEKPNYYEILNGLHPTPSICGYPKKKSLDFIHKNEGYERQFYTGFLGIVHKTNMELYLNLRCVKIKKDKKEMILYAGSGITVDSNIHQEYVETENKIKNILSQLVFK; encoded by the coding sequence ATGTCAATAGAAATTAGTGTTTTTTCTTTATATAAAAAAATTCTAAAAAATTATTATAACCATAATAGTTTTGTTGTTTTTAGAAAACCCTATGATAAAAAAATATTTTTTTATTCCCACTATGATTATTCTTTTGGCGTAAATTTTTTTTTAATTCAAAATTTTAAACACGATCAGACCATAAAAATATATCCAAAAAATATCTATTGTGTAGATATACAAAATTTTTATAACAAGACAAATATATTTCCTTCTTTTTGGGAAAAAAACTCTTCTTTTTTAACAGATTCTTACAAATATAAAAAATTAATAAAAAATGCTATTGAAAATATAAAAAAAGGATTTCTAAAAAAAGTTGTTTTATCCAGATTTATAAAAATTTCTTTTCGAAATTTTTATTTCAAAAATACATTTATAAAATTAATTCATGCTTATCCCAATGCTTTGGTTAGTCTTTGGTATAATTTTCATTATGGATTTTGGATGGGATGTTCTCCTGAATTGTTAATGGAATGTCATAATAAAAAATTAAACATATCAGCTTTAGCAGGAACTATTTGGGGATCTAAAAAATGGACAAAAAAAGAAACAGAAGAACATAAAATTGTAATAAGATATATTCTTCATTTATTAAAATCTTATAAAGGTTCTATTCATATAAAAAATACAAAAATTATAAAAATAGGTCATTTAAAACATTTAGAAACTCCAATTCTTTTTTCATTTTATGAAAAACCTAATTATTATGAAATATTAAATGGGTTACATCCTACTCCTTCTATATGTGGATACCCTAAAAAAAAGTCATTAGATTTTATTCATAAAAATGAAGGATACGAAAGACAATTTTATACAGGATTTCTTGGAATAGTTCATAAAACTAACATGGAATTATATTTGAATTTAAGATGTGTAAAAATAAAAAAAGATAAAAAAGAAATGATTTTATATGCTGGTAGCGGAATTACTGTGGATAGCAATATCCATCAAGAATATGTGGAAACAGAAAATAAAATAAAAAATATTCTTTCTCAACTTGTTTTTAAATAA
- a CDS encoding 30S ribosomal protein THX, whose product MGKGDKKTRRGKIRNKTYGNLRLNPRNKRKKKLKIITFSGTTITGKNR is encoded by the coding sequence ATGGGAAAAGGAGATAAAAAAACTAGGAGAGGAAAAATAAGAAATAAAACCTATGGAAACCTTCGTTTAAATCCAAGAAATAAAAGAAAAAAGAAATTAAAAATTATCACATTTTCTGGTACTACTATCACCGGTAAAAACCGATAA
- a CDS encoding hotdog fold thioesterase produces the protein MVYINKNNQSCFKIVFFYVVCMRERTQELLNKLNDLKKNTLINIMQIQFIFLSNHLDTLIAKMPINSKIFQPFGFLHGGATIILAESVGSSISFINIINEKKNNFKVFSIEISTNHIRSIKIKKGILFAKAKIFHKGNILHFIQVHVSDEEKNIISFCKLTNIIIPKK, from the coding sequence TTGGTTTATATAAACAAGAATAATCAATCTTGTTTTAAGATTGTTTTTTTTTATGTTGTATGTATGAGAGAAAGAACTCAAGAATTATTAAATAAGTTAAATGATTTGAAAAAAAATACATTGATAAACATAATGCAAATTCAATTTATTTTTTTATCAAATCATTTAGATACACTGATAGCAAAAATGCCTATAAATTCTAAAATATTTCAACCTTTTGGTTTTTTACATGGAGGAGCAACTATAATTTTAGCTGAAAGTGTTGGAAGTTCTATTTCTTTTATCAATATTATAAATGAAAAAAAAAACAATTTTAAAGTTTTTAGTATTGAAATTTCTACAAATCATATTCGATCCATAAAAATAAAAAAAGGAATTCTGTTTGCCAAAGCAAAAATTTTTCATAAAGGAAATATTTTACATTTTATTCAAGTTCATGTTTCTGATGAAGAAAAAAATATTATTAGTTTTTGTAAATTAACTAATATTATAATTCCGAAAAAATAA
- a CDS encoding zinc metallopeptidase gives MTYYFIVGITVLVSIIVNSILKKKFRDYSKLYLHSCMSGKEIAEKMLADHGINDVNVISIEGELTDHYNPMNKTINLSEKVYNDRTAASIAVASHECGHALQHQLGYNLLKLRNHLIPILNLSSKFTNIAIISGLTIFYNSGGNDSLILKLGIGLFFLVVIFSFITLPIEFDASNRALTWLKNKNVVNYQEYHKAKESLNLAAMTYVVSALGCLAQLIYFLSVFTGDSSTRKCDNF, from the coding sequence ATGACTTACTATTTTATTGTAGGTATCACTGTTTTGGTGAGTATTATTGTAAATTCAATATTGAAAAAAAAGTTTAGAGATTATTCTAAACTATATTTGCATTCATGTATGAGTGGAAAGGAAATAGCAGAAAAGATGTTAGCAGACCATGGAATCAATGATGTGAATGTTATTTCTATAGAAGGAGAATTGACTGATCATTATAATCCCATGAATAAAACAATTAATTTGAGTGAAAAAGTTTACAATGATAGGACCGCAGCTTCAATTGCAGTGGCGTCTCATGAATGTGGTCATGCTTTGCAACATCAATTAGGTTATAATTTACTAAAATTACGGAATCATTTAATTCCTATTTTGAATTTAAGTTCTAAATTTACTAATATAGCGATAATATCTGGATTAACGATTTTTTATAATTCAGGAGGAAATGATTCTTTGATTTTAAAATTAGGAATAGGATTATTCTTTTTAGTTGTGATTTTTTCTTTTATCACATTACCTATAGAATTTGATGCAAGTAATAGAGCTTTGACTTGGTTAAAAAATAAAAATGTGGTGAATTATCAAGAATATCATAAAGCAAAAGAATCATTAAATTTGGCAGCTATGACTTACGTTGTTTCAGCTTTGGGTTGTTTAGCTCAATTGATCTATTTTTTATCGGTTTTTACCGGTGATAGTAGTACCAGAAAATGTGATAATTTTTAA